A section of the Desulfotignum phosphitoxidans DSM 13687 genome encodes:
- the pepN gene encoding aminopeptidase N, which translates to MTTHASVLLKDYTPPDFLVDRVTLVFDIRPEETRVTSTLTLFKNPDKSNKSSVLKMDMGDFEIQSVTLDGQNLSSNAFQADGKQFIVPDMPDRFTLETRTLLCPEKNTRLEGLYRSRGIYCTQCEAEGFRNITPFPDRPDVMARYTCTIIADKTACPVLLSNGNPVKAGDLPDNRHFVTWEDPFKKPCYLFALVAGNLSWIESPFVTRSGKHITLKIFAEPENIDKCHHAMACLKQAVKWDEERFNLEYDLDLYQIVAINDFNAGAMENKGLNIFNAKYVLADPATATDDDFMNIQRVIGHEYFHNWTGNRVTLKNWFQLSLKEGLTVFRDQEFTSDLNSRSVERISNVKTLRALQFPEDSGPMAHPVRPDAYIKMDNFYTMTVYEKGAELIRMIHQFLGETLFQQGMALYFKQFDGMAVTVEDFLSVMAQAGHMDMTQFKRWYTQSGTPTVTVTRSYDPDTRILSVTFAQHTPFDRNQSEKQPLHIPIRMGLIDPEGKDIIPEQKSLIQMRDDTHTVAFQNVPSGTLPSVFRQFSAPVKISTDLSDEELAFLMARDTDDFNRWDAAQTLFNKEIQTLVSAIARHRPLTVSQNLVQAFETALSDQSADRAFLAKALAIPQEMELANLFDCIDVDAIHAARQHLKTHLAATLTPLFLNTIDQCGHSDPESLSIQDIGNRGLRNLAISYMASLGTASVHDIVWKAFLAAENMTDEFACFKILCTTTPELKRKSAARFYDKWSHDPLVMDKWFYVQAVSPLADTLPCVKDLVTHPDFTLTNPNRVRALIYGFAMNNPVHFHEKTGNGYEFITDKILELDTINHQIAARLTGCFNHWKKYDSHRRVLMKQSLEILAASPNLSTNVYEIVSRALA; encoded by the coding sequence ATGACAACACATGCATCTGTATTACTCAAAGACTATACTCCGCCTGATTTTCTGGTGGACCGGGTGACCCTTGTTTTTGACATCCGGCCCGAGGAAACCCGGGTGACTTCGACATTGACCCTTTTTAAAAACCCTGACAAATCCAACAAATCTTCTGTTCTGAAAATGGATATGGGAGATTTCGAGATTCAGTCCGTGACACTGGATGGTCAGAACCTGTCTTCCAACGCGTTTCAGGCAGATGGAAAACAGTTCATTGTACCGGATATGCCGGATCGGTTTACTTTGGAAACCAGGACTTTGCTTTGTCCGGAGAAAAATACCCGGCTGGAGGGATTGTATCGATCCCGCGGGATCTACTGCACCCAGTGCGAAGCCGAAGGGTTCCGCAATATCACCCCGTTTCCGGACCGGCCCGATGTCATGGCCCGGTATACCTGCACCATCATTGCGGACAAAACCGCATGCCCGGTGCTGTTATCCAACGGCAACCCCGTGAAAGCAGGGGATCTGCCGGACAACCGGCATTTTGTGACCTGGGAGGATCCATTCAAAAAACCATGCTACCTGTTCGCCCTGGTGGCAGGCAATCTGTCCTGGATTGAATCGCCGTTTGTCACCCGGTCCGGAAAGCATATTACCTTGAAAATCTTTGCAGAACCTGAAAATATCGACAAGTGTCACCATGCCATGGCCTGCCTCAAACAGGCTGTCAAATGGGATGAGGAAAGGTTCAACCTGGAATATGACCTGGATTTGTATCAGATTGTGGCCATCAATGATTTCAATGCCGGTGCCATGGAAAACAAGGGGTTGAACATTTTCAATGCCAAATATGTGCTCGCAGACCCGGCCACGGCAACGGATGACGATTTCATGAACATCCAGCGGGTGATCGGACACGAATATTTTCACAACTGGACAGGCAACCGGGTCACCCTGAAAAACTGGTTCCAGCTCAGCCTGAAAGAAGGGCTGACCGTTTTCAGGGACCAGGAATTCACCTCAGATCTGAATTCCCGATCCGTGGAGCGCATCAGCAATGTCAAAACACTTCGAGCCTTGCAGTTTCCGGAAGACAGCGGACCCATGGCCCACCCGGTGCGGCCGGACGCCTATATCAAGATGGACAATTTCTACACCATGACCGTGTATGAAAAAGGCGCGGAACTGATCCGCATGATCCATCAGTTCCTGGGGGAAACCCTATTTCAACAGGGAATGGCCCTGTATTTCAAGCAGTTTGACGGTATGGCCGTCACGGTCGAGGATTTTTTATCTGTCATGGCACAGGCCGGCCATATGGACATGACCCAGTTCAAGCGATGGTACACCCAGTCCGGTACGCCTACAGTGACCGTGACCCGGTCCTATGACCCGGACACCCGCATTCTGTCTGTGACCTTTGCCCAGCACACACCTTTCGACAGAAACCAGTCTGAAAAACAGCCGCTGCATATTCCCATCCGCATGGGGTTGATTGATCCTGAGGGCAAAGACATCATCCCGGAACAGAAATCATTGATCCAGATGAGGGATGACACACACACTGTGGCGTTTCAGAACGTGCCTTCCGGCACCCTGCCCTCGGTGTTCCGGCAGTTTTCCGCCCCGGTCAAGATATCCACGGATCTTTCGGATGAAGAACTGGCATTTCTCATGGCCCGTGATACCGATGACTTCAACCGGTGGGATGCGGCCCAGACATTGTTCAACAAAGAGATTCAAACCCTGGTGTCCGCCATCGCCCGGCACCGGCCGCTAACCGTATCGCAGAACCTGGTGCAGGCATTTGAAACCGCTTTATCAGACCAGTCCGCGGACCGGGCATTTCTGGCCAAAGCCCTGGCCATTCCCCAGGAAATGGAACTGGCAAATCTGTTTGACTGCATTGATGTGGATGCCATTCACGCGGCCAGACAGCACTTAAAAACCCACCTGGCCGCCACGCTTACCCCTTTGTTTTTAAACACCATAGACCAGTGCGGTCACTCCGACCCCGAAAGTCTTTCCATCCAGGATATCGGGAACAGAGGATTGAGAAACCTGGCAATATCCTATATGGCAAGCCTTGGCACGGCATCTGTCCATGACATCGTATGGAAGGCATTTCTGGCGGCTGAAAACATGACCGATGAATTTGCCTGTTTTAAGATCCTTTGTACCACCACCCCTGAGTTGAAACGAAAAAGCGCGGCCCGGTTTTATGATAAATGGTCCCATGATCCCCTGGTCATGGATAAATGGTTTTATGTCCAGGCGGTTTCTCCTTTGGCCGATACGTTGCCATGCGTGAAGGATCTGGTGACACATCCGGATTTTACGTTGACCAATCCCAACCGGGTCCGGGCCCTGATTTACGGATTTGCCATGAATAATCCCGTTCATTTTCATGAAAAAACCGGCAATGGGTACGAGTTTATCACGGATAAAATCCTGGAACTGGACACAATCAATCACCAGATCGCGGCCCGTCTGACCGGATGTTTCAATCATTGGAAAAAATATGATTCCCACCGACGGGTTTTAATGAAACAATCCCTTGAAATACTGGCAGCCTCGCCAAA
- a CDS encoding GumC family protein: MVNMLQPQKPIKPEEILEIIVRRRWLIVLSLCFFLTLGVGLTLKAPKSYQASTLILVQQQSVPSEYVRSVVTSSINQRINTISQQILSRSNLEKIIDQFGLYADRPDMYLEDKILEMRKRVNVKIEQARHGTESFSIRFSGSDPQRVMRIANTLASYFMDENLKVREAQAVGTSEFLDFELEKTRQRLEELEKKLSEYRAQHLGGLPDELETNLRTLDRLQQQMVDKHVILREAKTSLALVESRINEIETRARQPIQEGSGTPETGMRDVVTENQEKLRQARQEYDRLLTVYTPRHPDVKRLAKTIENLEQLVAKENDPDAENTDLPLKPLVPPPEDPRLKRLKSERDQLKGEIRSLTMALDDIEKKMVTYQKRVEETPRREMELQSLNRDYANIRDIYNSLLNRKLEAELSVNMEKKQKGEQFRILDSAKLPEKPVSPDVKKYFFLSMAAGLGLAAGIIFLLEFFDSSLRRDEQIEEELKLSILATIPELQTSNATTRKWVEVAAFALCSLYAAAFFAFFAVLYVKGLDRTLTAIKTMLHI, encoded by the coding sequence ATGGTGAACATGCTGCAACCTCAAAAACCGATCAAACCGGAAGAGATTCTGGAAATCATTGTCAGACGAAGGTGGTTGATCGTTCTTTCACTCTGCTTTTTTTTGACTCTGGGAGTGGGGCTGACGCTCAAGGCCCCCAAGTCCTATCAGGCATCCACCCTGATTCTGGTTCAGCAGCAGAGCGTGCCGTCCGAATATGTGCGGTCCGTGGTGACCTCCAGTATCAATCAGCGGATTAATACCATTTCCCAGCAGATTCTGAGCCGGAGCAATCTGGAAAAGATCATCGATCAATTTGGCTTGTATGCGGATCGTCCGGATATGTATCTGGAAGATAAAATTTTAGAAATGCGCAAACGGGTAAATGTGAAAATTGAGCAGGCACGGCATGGCACTGAATCGTTTTCCATCCGGTTCAGCGGCAGCGACCCCCAACGGGTGATGCGTATCGCCAACACCCTTGCCAGTTATTTCATGGATGAAAACCTTAAAGTCAGAGAAGCGCAGGCTGTGGGAACCAGCGAATTTCTGGATTTTGAGCTGGAAAAGACCCGGCAGCGGCTGGAAGAGTTGGAAAAAAAACTGTCTGAATACCGTGCCCAGCATTTAGGCGGACTTCCCGATGAATTGGAGACCAATCTGAGAACCCTGGATCGGCTTCAGCAGCAGATGGTGGACAAGCATGTCATCCTCAGGGAAGCGAAAACCTCTCTGGCCCTGGTGGAATCCCGGATCAACGAGATTGAAACCCGGGCCCGGCAACCGATTCAGGAAGGGTCTGGTACCCCGGAAACCGGGATGAGAGATGTGGTTACGGAAAATCAGGAAAAACTGCGTCAGGCCCGTCAGGAATATGACCGATTGCTGACCGTTTACACCCCCCGGCATCCGGATGTGAAACGGCTTGCGAAAACCATTGAAAATCTTGAACAACTGGTGGCAAAAGAAAACGACCCCGATGCAGAAAACACAGATCTCCCATTGAAACCATTGGTGCCGCCTCCGGAAGATCCCCGGTTGAAACGGTTGAAATCAGAACGGGACCAACTCAAAGGTGAAATCCGATCTTTGACCATGGCGCTGGACGACATTGAAAAAAAAATGGTGACCTATCAGAAGCGGGTGGAAGAAACCCCCCGGCGGGAAATGGAATTACAGTCATTAAACCGGGATTATGCCAATATCCGTGATATCTACAATTCGCTGCTGAATCGAAAACTGGAAGCGGAGCTTTCTGTCAACATGGAAAAAAAGCAGAAAGGGGAACAGTTCAGAATTCTGGATTCTGCCAAATTGCCTGAAAAACCGGTGTCGCCGGATGTGAAAAAATATTTTTTCCTGTCCATGGCCGCAGGCCTGGGATTGGCTGCCGGTATTATTTTTCTGCTGGAATTTTTTGATTCCTCTTTGCGGCGGGATGAGCAGATTGAGGAGGAACTGAAGTTATCGATTCTGGCCACAATTCCTGAATTGCAAACTTCGAATGCCACTACCCGCAAATGGGTTGAGGTGGCAGCATTTGCGTTGTGCAGTCTGTATGCGGCGGCTTTTTTTGCTTTTTTTGCCGTTCTTTATGTCAAAGGGCTGGACCGGACCCTCACCGCCATCAAAACGATGCTGCACATTTAA